In Salmo trutta unplaced genomic scaffold, fSalTru1.1, whole genome shotgun sequence, one genomic interval encodes:
- the LOC115184976 gene encoding GPALPP motifs-containing protein 1-like, producing the protein MSDEDLIGPALPPSFRKSSSDDSDDEEGFAGPALPPGYKPELLSSSEDDFVQEEVDVVMKRRNKTSSRHGRGTTRDGPTAEKQHRGEEAVSRRLGDDDDDDDGFFGPALPPGFSNPQASPERPAVLGPALPPGFHRPVSDDEDDDDDGEDDFPRPALPPGYTAEPSSSDEEEEDEEVIGPMPAQGAIRDSVALDIERRAQKMKDRLTGADNGPDDVVRETWMTELPPTLQHIGLGARTFKKRAGPESKDRSLWTDTPADRERKLRDRLEGKESEETEPVPQLSHRELQMAEKVSKYNETKRGESLISLHEKQLKRRKLDEGTKPVERRAFDRDQDLQVNKFDEAQKQRLLKKSQELNTRFGHSKEKMFL; encoded by the exons ATGTCAGATGAGGATTTAATCGGACCTGCTTTACCTCCGTCGTTCAGAAAAAGCAGCAGTGATGATTCTGATGATGAGGAAGGAT TTGCAGGTCCTGCTCTGCCTCCCGGATACAAACCGGAGTTGCTCTCCAGCTCGGAGGATGACTTTGTCCAGGAGGAGGTGGACGTGGTGATGAAGAGACGAAACAAGACGAGCAGCAGACACGGTagagggacgaccagggatggaCCCACCGCAGA GAAACAGCACAGAGGAGAAGAGGCGGTGAGTAGAAGGcttggggatgatgatgatgatgatgatggtttcTTCGGACCAGCTCTTCCTCCTGGGTTCTCAAACCCACAGGCTTCACCAGAGAG GCCAGCTGTATTGGGCCCAGCCTTACCCCCAGGATTTCACAGACCGGTAtctgatgatgaagatgatgatgatgatggtgaggatGATTTCCCTCGGCCAGCCCTGCCACCGGGCTACACAGCAGAACCCTCCAgcagtgatgaagaggaggaggatgaagaggtgaTCGGGCCCATGCCTGCTCAAGGTGCCATCCGGGACTCCGTGGCTTTGGACATCGAACGCAGAGCTCAGAAGATGAAGGACAGACTGACAGGAGCAGAT AATGGTCCAGATGATGTGGTTCGAGAGACCTGGATGACAGAGCTTCCTCCAACGCTGCAGCACATCGGGCTGGGGGCCAGAACCTTCAAGAAGAGGGCTGGACCGGAGAGCAAGGACCGATCCCTCTGGACCGACACCCCTGCTGATCGAGAACGCAAGCTCAGG GACCGTCTGGAGGGAAAGGAGAGTGAAGAAACAGAACCAGTCCCTCAACTGTCTCACAGAGAGTTACAGATGGCTGAGAAAGTGTCCAAATACAAC gAAACCAAGCGTGGGGAGTCTCTGATCAGTCTCCATGAGAAGCAgctgaagaggaggaaactggacgaGGGAACCAAGCCGGTGGAGAGGCGAGCGTTTGACAGGGACCAGGACTTGCAAGTCAACAAGTTTGATGAAGCTCAGAAACAACGTCTGCTGAAGAAGTCTCAGGAACTCAACACACGCTTCGGACACAGCAAGGAGAAAATGTTCCTCTGA